A window of Castanea sativa cultivar Marrone di Chiusa Pesio chromosome 1, ASM4071231v1 contains these coding sequences:
- the LOC142609893 gene encoding GDSL esterase/lipase At3g27950-like: MDSMRLICVLVLLVVSLVRFPALVVGGGGLRCDFPAIYNFGDSNSDTGGISAALSEIHTPNGETFFGHPSGRGCDGRLIIDFIAKELKLPYLSAYLDSLGTNFRHGANFATGGSSIRPGGYSPFHLGIQTSQFIQFKSRTTALYNQLSPNSRETPLLKTRLSRPKDFSKAIYTFDIGQNDLAFGFQHTTIEEVQLSIPNILSQWSQAVHLLYKEGARVFWVHNTGPIGCLPYNVIYQSKSGLDQIGCVKPQNEVAQEFNRQLKDMVYQLRAQLPNAAFTYVDVYSAKYALISNAKNEGFVDPFEFCCGSFYGYHINCGQKATVNGTVYGNPCHNPSMHISWDGIHYSDAANLWIAKRILNGSLSDPPVSIGEACYHPNNL; the protein is encoded by the exons ATGGACTCAATGAGGCTTATCTGTGTGTTGGTGCTATTGGTTGTGAGCCTGGTGAGATTTCCAGCATTGgtggtgggtggtggtggtCTAAGATGTGATTTTCCAGCTATATACAACTTTGGGGACTCAAACTCAGACACAGGAGGCATTTCGGCAGCTTTGTCAGAGATTCATACACCCAATGGTGAAACCTTCTTTGGACACCCTTCAGGAAGGGGTTGTGATGGTCGACTCATCATTGATTTTATAG CTAAGGAGCTGAAGTTGCCGTACCTGAGTGCATACTTGGACTCACTAGGTACAAATTTTAGGCATGGTGCAAATTTTGCAACTGGTGGTTCATCAATTCGTCCAGGTGGTTATAGTCCATTCCATCTTGGCATTCAAACATCCCAGTTCATACAATTCAAATCTCGTACAACTGCTCTATATAATCAACTCAGCCCCAACAGTA GAGAGACCCCACTACTTAAAACAAGGCTCTCAAGGCCGAAGGACTTCTCAAAGGCTATTTACACATTTGATATTGGACAGAACGATCTTGCTTTTGGTTTTCAACACACAACAATAGAAGAAGTTCAATTATCCATTCCTAATATCTTAAGCCAGTGGTCCCAAGCAGTGCAT CTATTATACAAAGAAGGTGCAAGAGTATTTTGGGTACATAATACTGGCCCAATTGGTTGCTTGCCATATAATGTTATATACCAATCAAAGTCAGGTCTGGACCAGATTGGGTGTGTGAAGCCTCAGAATGAGGTAGCTCAGGAGTTTAACAGGCAGCTTAAGGACATGGTGTATCAGCTGAGGGCACAGCTTCCTAATGCAGCATTTACATATGTTGATGTGTATTCAGCTAAATATGCTCTCATTAGCAATGCAAAGAATGAAG GTTTTGTTGATCCATTTGAGTTCTGCTGTGGGAGTTTCTATGGGTACCATATTAATTGTGGGCAGAAAGCCACAGTTAATGGAACAGTATACGGTAACCCATGCCACAATCCATCAATGCACATTAGCTGGGATGGCATACACTACTCTGATGCAGCTAACCTATGGATCGCAAAGAGAATTCTCAATGGTTCCTTATCTGATCCACCAGTTTCAATTGGGGAGGCTTGTTATCATCCAAATAATTTGTAA